In a single window of the Deltaproteobacteria bacterium HGW-Deltaproteobacteria-6 genome:
- a CDS encoding DUF1460 domain-containing protein, translated as MMKEEISYSEENEFWQTALEQDLFPGDLVAEIGLFFLGAPYKAATLETTGREKLVVNLDEFDCTTFVETVLAIARSTANGKLSPSEFQKNVKLIRYRQGKIDGYASRLHYFTDWLADNEKKKVLKNVSRLLGGAPRRKKITFMTDHRELYAGLKSEAELSKMLLVEKKLSRKVFHIIAKGQASRRLTGIRQGDIIAFATDQEGLDVAHAGFAVRKGRVLHLLHASSKEGAVVISGQTLPAYLKSNKNFTGILIARFT; from the coding sequence ATGATGAAAGAAGAAATTTCCTATTCCGAAGAAAACGAATTCTGGCAAACGGCGCTGGAACAGGATTTGTTTCCGGGTGATCTGGTGGCTGAGATTGGTCTCTTCTTCCTGGGCGCGCCTTACAAGGCAGCCACACTGGAGACGACGGGCAGGGAAAAACTTGTCGTCAACCTTGATGAATTTGATTGCACAACGTTTGTGGAAACGGTTCTGGCGATTGCCCGAAGCACCGCCAACGGGAAATTATCGCCTTCTGAATTCCAGAAAAACGTCAAGCTCATCCGCTACCGTCAGGGGAAAATCGATGGTTACGCATCCCGCCTCCATTACTTTACTGACTGGCTTGCCGATAATGAAAAGAAAAAAGTATTGAAAAATGTCTCACGCCTTCTGGGCGGAGCGCCCCGGCGCAAAAAAATCACCTTCATGACCGATCATCGTGAATTGTATGCCGGCTTGAAAAGTGAAGCCGAACTGAGTAAAATGCTGCTGGTGGAAAAAAAGCTTTCCCGCAAAGTTTTTCACATCATTGCCAAAGGCCAGGCCAGCCGCAGACTGACGGGGATTCGGCAGGGCGACATCATTGCCTTCGCGACGGACCAGGAGGGGCTGGACGTCGCGCATGCCGGTTTTGCCGTGCGTAAGGGCAGAGTGCTGCATTTGCTGCATGCATCAAGCAAGGAGGGTGCAGTCGTCATCTCCGGACAGACCCTGCCCGCGTATCTGAAATCAAACAAAAATTTTACCGGCATCCTGATTGCGCGTTTCACTTAA
- a CDS encoding RND transporter yields MGPDFIKPDPAAPDRYTEAPLPLQTVAAASQTGDAQHFIFARELPAQWWKLFGSSELDALIKKGLEKNPSLAAAQAALRKSEEDLRAIQGSTLFPAVNANLQATRQRTSGNVNQEASSTYNLYNTSVGVSYTLDIFGGGRRQIESYQAQADYQRFIFEATYLTLTANIVTTAIQEASLRAQLAATREIITAEEKLLDLLGRQFELGAVAKAAVLAQETQVAVTRAGLPPLEKQRGTTRHALAVLVGSFPGEGGLPRFNLDSLQLPKDLPVSLPSDLARRRPDIQASESLLHQASAAVGVATANMYPQITLSASYGFQATGTDILFNGQSVAWSLGAGLLQPIFRGGELAAKRRSAMAAYDQAAAKYRETVLKAFQEVADALHALETDARTLQAQTDARTAAGAALTLIEKQYKLGAVSFSALLIAQRDYQKASISVVTARAQRHSDTAALFQSLGGGWWSRSQASGGELKKQ; encoded by the coding sequence GTGGGTCCCGATTTTATAAAGCCTGATCCGGCAGCGCCCGATCGCTATACGGAAGCACCCCTGCCGCTACAAACGGTTGCCGCCGCCTCTCAAACCGGCGATGCACAGCATTTTATCTTTGCCCGGGAGTTGCCCGCCCAGTGGTGGAAGCTGTTCGGCTCATCCGAGCTTGATGCCCTGATCAAAAAGGGCCTTGAAAAAAATCCGTCGCTTGCCGCGGCCCAGGCGGCGCTGCGCAAATCCGAAGAGGATCTGCGTGCGATACAGGGATCGACTTTGTTTCCGGCCGTGAACGCCAATCTCCAGGCCACAAGGCAGCGGACGTCCGGCAATGTGAATCAGGAAGCAAGCAGCACCTATAACCTCTACAACACATCCGTCGGCGTTTCCTACACGCTGGATATTTTCGGCGGCGGACGGCGTCAGATTGAATCGTATCAGGCCCAGGCCGACTATCAGCGCTTCATTTTTGAAGCGACATATCTGACCCTGACTGCCAACATCGTGACAACGGCGATTCAGGAAGCATCGCTCAGGGCGCAGCTTGCCGCAACCCGGGAAATCATTACGGCCGAAGAAAAACTGCTTGATTTACTGGGCAGGCAATTTGAACTGGGCGCCGTGGCCAAAGCGGCTGTGCTGGCTCAGGAAACGCAGGTGGCCGTGACGCGCGCGGGACTGCCGCCTCTGGAAAAGCAACGGGGTACGACCCGGCACGCGCTGGCCGTATTAGTCGGAAGTTTCCCCGGCGAGGGGGGGCTCCCCCGCTTCAACCTGGATTCCCTTCAGCTGCCGAAAGACCTGCCCGTGAGTCTGCCGTCGGACCTGGCGCGCCGGCGGCCGGACATTCAGGCCTCCGAATCGCTACTGCATCAGGCAAGCGCTGCGGTGGGCGTGGCAACGGCCAATATGTATCCGCAAATCACCCTCTCCGCCAGTTATGGATTTCAGGCAACCGGCACGGATATTCTTTTTAACGGACAGAGCGTGGCCTGGAGCCTGGGCGCGGGGCTTTTGCAGCCCATTTTCCGCGGCGGGGAGCTTGCCGCGAAGCGAAGAAGCGCCATGGCCGCTTATGATCAGGCGGCGGCAAAATACCGCGAGACCGTCCTGAAGGCCTTTCAGGAAGTGGCAGATGCCCTGCACGCGCTCGAAACAGACGCCCGAACCCTGCAGGCGCAGACCGACGCCCGGACGGCGGCCGGGGCGGCGCTCACCCTGATTGAAAAACAGTATAAGCTGGGGGCGGTAAGCTTTTCAGCGCTTTTAATCGCCCAGCGCGATTACCAGAAAGCCTCCATCAGCGTCGTTACCGCACGGGCCCAGAGGCACTCGGATACCGCCGCGCTTTTCCAGTCGCTGGGGGGCGGCTGGTGGAGCCGTTCGCAGGCATCAGGCGGAGAGTTGAAGAAACAGTAA
- a CDS encoding efflux transporter periplasmic adaptor subunit — MTKKMIIMLVSVGVIFGGVFGYQAFQSYMMKKYMSAGGDPEVTVSTAVASMQDWQPQISATGSLRAVRGVDMAAEVAGLVQSVHIKSGEQVKAGQLLVQINADADTAQLQTLTAARDLSKTVYERNKKQFLAEAVSQASLDADAADLKVKQAQVAQQEAQLVKKTIRAPFAGRLGISVINPGQYLNAGDKIVTLQALDSIYIDFYLPQQELSRLAAGQTIVAVTDTYPNKKFNGRISAISPKVDRETRNVQIEAIVANPRHELLPGMYATVKIQAGKTGRYLTIPRTAVTFNPYGETVYIVETKGRTKDGKPSLAVRQSFITLGPARGDQVAILKGVQEGDQVVTAGQLKLRSGSPVVINNAVQPQNDARPEPKDP, encoded by the coding sequence ATGACTAAAAAAATGATCATCATGCTGGTTTCGGTCGGCGTGATTTTCGGCGGGGTTTTCGGGTACCAGGCATTTCAATCCTACATGATGAAAAAGTATATGTCGGCGGGCGGCGATCCGGAAGTCACGGTCTCCACGGCGGTCGCCTCCATGCAGGACTGGCAGCCGCAGATCTCGGCTACGGGCAGCCTGCGGGCCGTGCGCGGCGTCGACATGGCCGCGGAAGTGGCCGGTCTGGTTCAAAGCGTTCATATAAAATCGGGAGAACAGGTCAAGGCCGGTCAACTGCTGGTGCAGATCAATGCTGACGCCGACACCGCTCAATTACAGACGCTCACGGCAGCCCGCGACCTGTCGAAAACCGTCTATGAACGGAACAAAAAGCAGTTTCTTGCCGAGGCCGTCAGTCAGGCGTCGCTGGATGCAGACGCGGCGGATCTGAAAGTCAAGCAGGCGCAGGTGGCCCAGCAGGAAGCCCAACTGGTTAAAAAGACCATCCGCGCGCCTTTCGCCGGCCGTCTGGGCATCAGCGTGATCAATCCCGGTCAGTATCTGAATGCGGGAGACAAGATCGTGACGCTCCAGGCGCTCGATTCGATTTACATTGATTTTTATCTGCCGCAGCAGGAGCTTTCCCGTCTGGCCGCAGGGCAGACGATTGTGGCCGTAACCGATACGTATCCGAATAAAAAATTCAACGGCAGAATTTCCGCCATCAGCCCGAAGGTTGATCGTGAGACGCGCAATGTCCAGATTGAAGCCATTGTGGCCAATCCCCGTCATGAACTGCTTCCGGGGATGTACGCGACGGTCAAAATTCAGGCGGGAAAAACAGGCCGCTATCTGACGATCCCCCGGACTGCCGTAACCTTCAATCCTTACGGTGAAACGGTTTATATCGTGGAAACCAAAGGCAGGACGAAAGACGGCAAACCATCGCTTGCCGTCCGGCAGAGCTTCATCACGCTGGGACCGGCGAGAGGCGACCAGGTGGCCATCCTCAAAGGCGTCCAGGAAGGCGACCAGGTGGTTACCGCAGGACAACTCAAACTCAGAAGCGGCAGTCCCGTCGTTATCAACAACGCCGTCCAGCCGCAAAACGACGCCCGGCCGGAACCCAAAGATCCTTAA
- a CDS encoding multidrug efflux protein → MKFTDLFIKRPVLATVLSLLILVLGLRSISLLPVREYPQTQNAVVKVTTVYTGADPELVSGFITTPLENSIAQANGINYLTSTSTQGMSTITANMRLNYDANVALSEINTKINAVLNQLPKAAQQPVITISTGENIGSMIFGFYSKDMPPNSITDYLIRVVQPKLQAVEGVQTAEILGKQEYALRAWLDPDKMAAYGLTATDVTNALTANNFIAALGRTQGQMVTVDLTAATGLHTVAEFRKLVIKSVNGAIIRMEDVAHVTLGADSYDMTVRFDGKAAVFMSIKVAPNANLLSVCDRVAETFPAVASQLPKGLEGKIVYDATDYVDSSIKEVVETLIQALLIVTLVIFLSLGSVRSVLIPTVAIPLSLVGTFVIMAALGYTINLMTLLALVLAIGLVVDDAIIVVENVQRHMEEGAGLLQAAVMGARELAGPIIAMTVVLIAVYLPIGFMGGLTGALFTEFAYTLAGAVFVSAVVALTLSPMMCSRFLKAPVPGEHHRFTEFIDRQFNRLRSFYTRLLRGALGAMPVVMVFAAIILASNYFLFANSKSELAPQDDQGFLMGMLTAAPDATLQQTQLYSLQLYDLLKDIPEIDHLFQVEGFTGLNSGFTGVVLKPWDKRQRTIKELQPEMQNRMGRIAGGNGVIFPPPPLPGSGEGLPVQFVIGTTDSFTRLDEVSQAFLQEAQKSGLFMYVDTDLKINKPQTTLEVDRDKAAQMGLTMQDVGAAMASMLGGGYVNYFSMSGRSYKVIPQVRQSERLTEDQLMNYQIKTASGASIPVSTFATLKTTVVPASINHFQQLNSSTISGILTPGITLGQALTELKTIAGRVLPEGYSVDYAGESRQYIKESSALLVTFAFAMIIIFLCLAALFESFRDPVIVLVSVPMSICGALIFISLGIGDASLNIYTQVGLVTLIGLISKHGILIVQFANDLQREGKTKREAIELAAATRLRPILMTTAAMVLGVMPLVMATGAGAAGRYNMGLVITTGIAIGTLFTLFVVPAMYLLMAHNHQQKADPEKTA, encoded by the coding sequence ATGAAATTTACCGATCTCTTCATCAAGCGCCCCGTTCTGGCCACCGTGTTGAGCCTCCTGATTCTGGTGCTGGGGCTCCGCTCTATTAGCCTGCTGCCCGTTCGCGAGTACCCCCAGACACAGAATGCGGTCGTTAAAGTCACAACCGTCTATACCGGGGCCGACCCGGAACTGGTTTCCGGTTTTATCACCACGCCGCTCGAGAACTCCATCGCCCAGGCCAACGGGATTAACTATCTGACCTCGACCAGCACACAAGGCATGAGCACCATCACGGCCAACATGCGCCTCAATTATGATGCCAATGTGGCGCTTTCCGAAATCAACACCAAGATCAACGCCGTGCTCAACCAGCTGCCCAAGGCCGCTCAGCAGCCGGTCATTACGATCTCCACCGGCGAAAATATCGGTTCCATGATCTTCGGTTTTTACAGCAAAGATATGCCCCCGAACAGCATCACGGACTATCTGATCCGGGTGGTGCAGCCCAAGCTCCAGGCCGTGGAAGGCGTGCAGACGGCCGAAATTCTGGGCAAGCAGGAGTACGCGCTCAGAGCCTGGCTTGATCCGGATAAGATGGCGGCGTACGGGTTGACGGCCACGGATGTGACGAATGCCCTGACCGCTAATAATTTTATTGCGGCGCTGGGCCGGACCCAGGGGCAAATGGTCACGGTGGATCTGACGGCGGCGACGGGCCTGCATACGGTTGCGGAATTCCGCAAACTGGTGATCAAATCCGTAAACGGCGCGATTATCCGCATGGAAGATGTCGCCCATGTCACCCTCGGCGCGGACAGTTACGATATGACCGTACGTTTCGACGGCAAAGCCGCCGTGTTCATGAGCATCAAGGTGGCGCCCAATGCCAACCTGCTTTCGGTGTGCGACAGAGTCGCGGAAACTTTTCCTGCCGTGGCCTCGCAGTTGCCGAAAGGGCTGGAAGGCAAAATCGTTTATGACGCAACCGATTACGTGGACAGTTCTATTAAAGAAGTTGTCGAAACACTGATTCAGGCTCTGCTGATTGTGACATTGGTGATTTTTCTGTCTCTGGGATCCGTTCGTTCCGTGCTGATCCCCACGGTGGCCATTCCCCTGTCGCTTGTCGGCACGTTTGTCATCATGGCGGCTCTGGGGTACACGATCAATCTAATGACGCTTTTGGCCCTGGTTCTGGCCATCGGTCTGGTGGTGGACGATGCCATCATTGTGGTGGAAAATGTGCAACGGCACATGGAGGAAGGCGCGGGGCTTTTGCAGGCGGCAGTGATGGGGGCCCGGGAACTGGCCGGTCCGATCATCGCCATGACGGTGGTGCTTATTGCCGTGTATCTGCCCATTGGTTTTATGGGCGGTCTCACCGGCGCGCTCTTTACCGAGTTTGCCTACACCCTGGCGGGCGCCGTGTTCGTGTCGGCCGTTGTCGCGCTCACCCTCTCCCCGATGATGTGTTCGCGCTTTCTGAAAGCTCCCGTTCCGGGTGAGCATCATCGTTTTACGGAATTTATCGACCGGCAGTTTAACCGGCTGCGCAGCTTTTATACCCGGCTCCTGCGGGGCGCGCTGGGGGCCATGCCCGTTGTAATGGTTTTTGCGGCCATCATTCTCGCCAGCAATTATTTCCTGTTTGCCAATTCCAAAAGTGAACTGGCGCCGCAGGATGACCAGGGTTTTCTGATGGGCATGCTTACCGCCGCTCCGGACGCCACGCTTCAACAGACACAACTCTATTCCCTTCAGTTGTACGACCTGCTGAAAGATATTCCGGAAATCGATCACCTGTTTCAGGTCGAGGGATTCACCGGCCTCAATTCAGGATTCACCGGCGTCGTGCTGAAACCGTGGGATAAACGCCAGCGCACCATCAAAGAACTTCAACCGGAAATGCAAAACCGGATGGGCAGGATAGCCGGCGGCAACGGGGTGATCTTTCCGCCGCCGCCCCTGCCCGGCTCTGGTGAAGGGTTGCCGGTGCAGTTTGTCATCGGCACGACCGATTCTTTCACCCGACTCGACGAAGTCTCGCAGGCCTTTCTGCAGGAAGCGCAAAAAAGCGGCTTGTTCATGTATGTGGATACTGATCTGAAAATCAACAAACCTCAGACAACGCTGGAGGTGGACCGGGACAAGGCGGCACAGATGGGACTTACCATGCAGGATGTCGGCGCGGCAATGGCATCCATGCTGGGGGGCGGCTACGTGAATTATTTCAGCATGTCCGGCCGTTCCTATAAAGTCATCCCGCAGGTCAGGCAAAGCGAAAGGCTCACGGAAGACCAGTTGATGAATTACCAGATCAAGACCGCCTCAGGCGCATCCATTCCCGTGTCCACCTTTGCCACGCTCAAGACCACGGTGGTGCCCGCATCCATCAACCATTTCCAGCAGCTCAACTCTTCCACCATCTCCGGCATTCTGACCCCCGGCATTACGCTGGGACAGGCGCTTACCGAGCTCAAGACCATAGCCGGCCGTGTGCTTCCCGAAGGCTACAGCGTCGATTATGCCGGAGAGTCGCGGCAGTATATCAAGGAATCAAGCGCCCTGCTGGTGACCTTCGCTTTCGCGATGATCATTATTTTCCTGTGCCTTGCCGCTCTTTTTGAAAGCTTTCGCGACCCGGTTATCGTGCTTGTTTCCGTACCCATGTCCATCTGCGGGGCATTAATCTTCATCAGCCTCGGCATCGGCGACGCCAGCCTCAATATTTATACCCAGGTCGGCCTGGTGACGCTCATCGGGCTCATCAGCAAGCACGGCATCCTCATCGTGCAATTCGCCAATGACCTGCAGCGCGAAGGAAAAACAAAGCGTGAAGCCATTGAACTTGCCGCGGCAACCCGACTGCGGCCGATCCTGATGACTACGGCCGCCATGGTGCTGGGCGTGATGCCGCTGGTGATGGCCACAGGCGCCGGCGCGGCGGGACGTTACAACATGGGTCTGGTCATCACCACCGGCATTGCCATTGGCACGCTGTTTACCCTGTTTGTTGTTCCGGCCATGTATTTACTCATGGCCCACAATCATCAGCAGAAAGCTGACCCGGAAAAAACGGCCTGA
- the corA gene encoding magnesium and cobalt transport protein CorA encodes MGSLLKKRSNKAGMSPGSLVHIGYAYQEKSKITLVRYDENFFEEKEVNSAADLRAAKDLPGSLWINIDGLQDVALLESIGQLFGLHPLILEDILNTDQRPKIEDLTDYLYVVLRNFYHHENDALFSQQISIVLGKNFILSFQEKESALFEPVRERLRGDKGKIRKSGCDYLVHALIDNVVDNYFILLDNMEDRIEQLESDLIKQTTPAKLQSIHNLKRELIFLRKSLWPLRETISSLQRSDSPLIEEPNALYFKDIFDHLIAIIDTVDSFRDLLSGMLDIYLSSVSMRLNEVMKVLTIIATIFMPLTFLAGVYGMNFENMPELAWTWGYFGLWGVMLMIAAGMVVFFRRKRWI; translated from the coding sequence ATGGGTTCCCTGTTGAAAAAAAGATCGAACAAGGCCGGAATGAGTCCGGGAAGCCTGGTCCATATCGGTTACGCGTATCAGGAAAAATCGAAGATTACCCTGGTCCGCTACGACGAAAATTTTTTCGAGGAAAAGGAAGTAAACTCCGCCGCTGATTTACGCGCGGCAAAAGATCTGCCCGGCAGCCTGTGGATTAACATCGACGGTCTGCAGGACGTGGCTCTGCTGGAAAGCATCGGCCAACTGTTCGGCCTGCACCCTCTCATTCTGGAAGATATTCTCAATACGGATCAACGGCCCAAAATAGAAGATTTAACGGATTACCTCTATGTTGTCTTAAGAAACTTCTATCACCATGAAAACGATGCGCTGTTTTCCCAGCAGATCAGCATCGTTTTAGGGAAAAATTTCATTTTGTCTTTTCAGGAAAAAGAAAGCGCGCTTTTTGAACCGGTTCGGGAAAGGCTGCGGGGTGACAAAGGCAAAATCAGGAAATCCGGATGCGATTACCTGGTGCATGCCCTCATCGACAATGTAGTGGATAACTATTTTATCCTGCTGGATAATATGGAAGACCGGATTGAACAGTTGGAAAGTGATCTGATCAAGCAGACCACGCCGGCCAAACTCCAATCCATTCATAATTTAAAAAGGGAACTGATCTTTCTTCGAAAATCATTATGGCCGCTTCGGGAAACCATCAGTTCCCTGCAGCGGTCGGATTCGCCATTGATTGAAGAACCCAATGCCCTTTATTTCAAAGATATCTTCGACCATCTCATTGCCATCATCGATACGGTGGATAGTTTTCGCGATCTGCTCTCCGGCATGCTGGATATTTATCTTTCTTCGGTCAGCATGAGGCTCAATGAAGTCATGAAAGTATTAACCATTATCGCGACGATTTTCATGCCGCTGACGTTTCTGGCCGGGGTTTACGGCATGAATTTTGAAAACATGCCGGAGCTTGCATGGACCTGGGGATATTTTGGATTATGGGGCGTCATGTTGATGATTGCCGCCGGAATGGTCGTTTTTTTCCGCAGAAAGCGGTGGATTTAG